Proteins encoded within one genomic window of Pygocentrus nattereri isolate fPygNat1 chromosome 9, fPygNat1.pri, whole genome shotgun sequence:
- the LOC108414506 gene encoding BTB/POZ domain-containing protein KCTD11-like, translated as MEMLDCEGVCDPICVNVGGELYTTTLDTLTRCRDSMLGAMFTGQIPLLRDRNGNFFIDRDGKPFRHILNFLRCNSLDLPGDFTELALLRREADFFQIRPLLEELESREAQPRGGGGSGGALLSAEVDSQERVLHFNYKRKPENYELRSCTVRVHTAHVFCTSHALIELLSSSFSYRTGAVSMAPEPGRMDLQLEWVPCPPELPTEQHIRHGFRELSTTQQSENSIYTQGNSNTSTYGSGGVSISDTPSFMAELLRVVMAEGFRIDLVSPDPSDVLNCRRLRCVRY; from the coding sequence ATGGAGATGTTAGACTGTGAGGGAGTGTGTGACCCCATTTGTGTGAACGTGGGTGGAGAGCTTTACACCACCACACTGGACACGCTCACGCGTTGCCGGGACTCCATGCTGGGTGCCATGTTCACCGGTCAGATTCCGCTGCTCCGTGACCGGAATGGGAACTTCTTCATCGACCGCGATGGGAAACCCTTCCGACACATCCTCAATTTCCTGCGCTGCAACAGTCTGGACCTGCCAGGGGACTTCACAGAGCTTGCCCTGCTGCGCCGCGAAGCCGACTTCTTTCAGATCCGCCCGCTGCTGGAGGAGCTGGAGAGCAGGGAGGCGCAGCCTCGGGGTGGGGGTGGCTCAGGAGGGGCACTGCTGAGTGCAGAGGTGGACAGCCAGGAGCGAGTCCTGCACTTCAACTACAAGCGCAAACCTGAAAACTACGAGCTGCGCTCCTGCACCGTCCGCGTCCACACCGCCCACGTCTTCTGCACCTCACACGCCCTCATTGAGCTGCTGAGCTCCAGCTTTTCCTACCGCACAGGTGCTGTTTCTATGGCACCGGAGCCAGGCCGGATGGACCTGCAGCTGGAGTGGGTTCCATGTCCACCAGAGTTGCCGACGGAGCAGCACATCCGGCACGGCTTCCGGGAGCTTAGCACCACTCAACAGTCTGAAAACAGCATCTACACCCAGGGCAACAGCAACACCTCAACCTACGGCAGCGGTGGTGTCTCCATCTCTGACACTCCaagcttcatggctgagctgctgagGGTGGTGATGGCTGAAGGGTTCCGTATTGACCTGGTGTCTCCTGACCCAAGTGACGTGCTGAACTGCCGCAGGCTACGCTGTGTACGTTACTGA
- the LOC108414509 gene encoding FH2 domain-containing protein 1-like, which produces MKAGDPEEVPPCDVMSFISQADEKQNREEEGGAASVLMAPPPSVPEHNPISAPAQDVPPPPPPLPGSGQRRRRVRSFYWKPIPEERIHQHGEPNLWTLGRAAGKRMFHIDVKTIEELFGQHDNTRPPTTTSRRSSQSHGSVQESKKEITILDSKRSMNVAIFLKHFKKSNQSIIEDILHGNSNAFGPEPLRELLKLLPESDEVEKLQAFRGDPSQLAMADSFMYQLTALPRFKVRIESMLLKEEFDLLSSSLRKDISTLRSATRELLSCVDLHSILHLVLEAGNIMNAGGYGANAVGFKLSSLLSLADTKANKPGMNLLHFVALEAQKKDDQLLMFPERLLRIENAARVNVESLDEELGNLSRRISYIEDDIQSDVDLLQQLHTFLQSAAVTVTEVNKSRAELQREGDNMIDFFCEDKETFKLDECFNIFQHFCSKFRKAVQENVEREMRAESRLKHVKDLEVKRRSWAGLDKLGGVFGSRCRSETDMQAALKREGLLGLLRPHPISPQSPLGQFGSLRRSRQQLSDGDTDHSGSDIHTVPHSPEMTIQVETHTLVPALQAFSFDPLPDRHHGNTPIQEHDFQEPNQASLSVTENGVNPEIESRGGCEEPQNPVEKPSGTAAGSEMDVRPKESEKPDEEEHNSACSNSSPASPTAFHTDQPAINSMSDSMESTNQTSESKPTHQLSLESSKVAPGSYITTSTEGEQKPLSQSVSPEDRRLPSKTSGRAPKTMSSSKPAVVLPKSSSSKPSASTKTRPLHPVRTLTPSETQSMRKVIPLSRNPQASRASAVHVPSSTPPAQRTPVRRSSEQRSSVQSSEQRSSVQSSEQRSSVQLSEQRSSVQSSEQRSSVQRLSEKRSSMQKSSMKKASMQMSSVQSSEQRSSVQRLSEKRSSMQRSSVKKAVVQQKSPPEEKMCRSTLRALAQAGGNVAPPTQQNSTHNHAPHFAQGTVASTTRSAPVTPGNVPVKHGTIETTSKRPSLNHTTSLRLAQSGVTSASKVISPSMPTRAKSVRLTPSAPSAPSVGHVNKNIVSPFDKSAFCRDSQDKPHRPAWR; this is translated from the exons atGAAAGCTGGAGATCCAGAAGAAG TCCCACCCTGTGATGTGATGAGCTTCATCTCACAGGCTGATGAGAAGCAGAACCGGGAGGAGGAAGGTGGGGCCGCTTCCGTTCTAATGGCCCCTCCTCCCTCAGTCCCTGAACACAACCCCATCAGTGCCCCTGCCCAAGATGTGCCTcctcccccacctcccctgCCAGGCTCAGGTCAGCGGAGGCGGAGGGTACGGAGTTTCTACTGGAAGCCCATTCCTGAGGAGCGCATCCATCAGCATGGAGAGCCCAACCTGTGGACGCTCGGCAGGGCTGCTGGGAAACGCATGTTCCACATTGATGTAAAGACCATTGAGGAACTGTTTGGACAGCATGATAATACACGACCACCCACGACGACCAGCAGGAGGAGCAGCCAGTCACACGGCTCTGTACAGGAATCCAAAAAGGAG attACCATCCTGGATTCTAAGAGAAGCATGAATGTGGCCATTTTCCTCAAACACTTTAAGAA ATCCAACCAATCCATCATAGAAGATAttctccatggcaacagcaATGCATTTGGGCCCGAGCCTCTCAGAGAGCTGCTCAAGCTTCTGCCAGAGTCTGACGAG GTAGAGAAGCTGCAGGCGTTCAGAGGAGATCCATCACAGCTGGCCATGGCCGACTCCTTCATGTACCAGCTCACTGCCTTACCCAG gttTAAAGTACGCATAGAGTCAATGCTGCTGAAGGAAGAGTTTGAtcttctctcctcatctctgaGGAAAGACATTTCCACCCTTCGCTCTGCCACCAGAG AGTTGCTGAGCTGTGTGGACCTTCATTCCATTCTGCACTTGGTTCTGGAAGCAGGAAACATCATGAATGCA ggTGGTTATGGAGCGAATGCTGTAGGGTTTAaactgtcttctcttctctctttggCTGACACCAAAGCCAACAAGCCAGGAATGAACCTGCTGCACTTTGTTGCTTTG gAGGCTCAAAAGAAAGATGACCAGCTGTTAATGTTTCCTGAAAGGCTCCTGCGTATTGAAAATGCAGCACG AGTGAATGTGGAGAGTTTGGATGAGGAGCTGGGGAATCTGAGCAGAAGAATCAGCTACATAGAAGATGATATTCAGAGCGATGTTGACCTTCTACAGCAACTCCACACATTcttgcag AGTGCTGCTGTCACTGTTACCGAAGTTAATAAGAGCAGGGCTGAGCTGCAGAGGGAAGGAGACAATATGATTGATTTTTTCTGTGAAGACAAAGAAACTTTCAAACTGGATGAGTGTTTTAACATTTTCCAACACTTCTGCTCCAAGTTCAGAAAAGCTGTACAG GAAAATGTGGAGCGTGAAATGAGGGCGGAGTCTCGGCTGAAGCATGTAAAGGATCTGGAGGTTAAGCGCCGTTCATGGGCAGGGCTTGATAAACTAGGTGGAGTGTTTGGCTCTCGGTGCAGAAGTGAGACTGACATGCAGGCAGCTCTGAAGAGAGAAGGGCTTTTGGGTCTTCTCAGGCCCCATCCCATCAGCCCCCAGAGTCCTCTGGGGCAGTTTGGGAGCCTCCGTCGCTCCCGGCAACAGCTCAGTGATGGCGACACTGACCATTCTGGGTCAGACATACACACTGTCCCGCATTCTCCAGAGATGACTATTCaagtggaaacacacacactggtgcCGGCTCTGCAAGCATTCAGCTTTGATCCCTTACCTGATcgtcaccatggcaacaccCCCATTCAAGAACATGACTTCCAGGAACCCAACCAGGCCAGCCTTAGTGTGACAGAGAATGGGGTGAATCCTGAAATTGAGAGCAGGGGAGGCTGTGAGGAGCCCCAGAACCCTGTTGAAAAACCCTCAGGTACTGCAGCTGGGTCAGAGATGGATGTCAGGCCCAAAGAATCAGAGAAGCCAGATGAGGAAGAACACAACTCAGCATGCAGCAACTCTTCCCCTGCCTCACCTACTGCATTCCACACTGACCAACCAGCAATAAATTCAATGAGTGATTCCATGGAGTCCACCAATCAGACATCAGAATCTAAACCCACACATCAGTTATCATTAGAATCTAGCAAGGTGGCACCTGGATCTTACATCACCACCAGCACTGAAGGAGAACAGAAACCACTGAGTCAGTCTGTAAGTCCAGAAGATAGAAGGTTACCTAGCAAAACGTCCGGACGAGCACCTAAAACAATGTCCTCCTCCAAACCAGCTGTAGTCCTCCCAAAATCCTCTTCTTCTAAGCCTTCAGCATCCACTAAGACCCGTCCTCTTCATCCTGTGCGGACTCTCACCCCCTCTGAGACTCAGAGCATGAGGAAGGTCATTCCTCTCAGCCGAAACCCACAGGCCTCCAGGGCCTCGGCAGTCCATGTCCCCTCCAGCACCCCACCAGCTCAAAGGACACCTGTGCGGAGGTCATCTGAGCAGAGGTCATCTGTACAATCATCTGAGCAGAGGTCATCTGTACAATCATCTGAGCAGAGGTCATCTGTACAGTTATCTGAGCAGAGGTCATCTGTACAGTCATCTGAGCAGAGGTCATCTGTGCAGAGGCTGTCTGAGAAGAGGTCATCCATGCAGAAGTCATCCATGAAAAAGGCATCCATGCAGATGTCATCTGTACAGTCATCTGAGCAGAGGTCATCTGTGCAGAGGCTGTCTGAGAAGAGGTCATCCATGCAGAGGTCATCTGTGAAGAAGGCCGTGGTTCAGCAGAAATCTCCACCAGAGGAGAAGATGTGTCGCTCCACACTGCGCGCTCTCGCTCAGGCTGGGGGCAATGTAGCTCCACCCACCCAACAAAACTCCACCCACAACCATGCCCCCCACTTCGCTCAGGGCACTGTGGCCTCCACAACTCGCAGTGCTCCTGTCACCCCTGGCAACGTTCCTGTCAAGCATGGTACCATAGAAACCACATCAAAACGACCTTCACTGAATCACACAACATCCCTCAGACTGGCACAAAGTGGTGTGACCTCAGCAAGTAAAGTGATCTCACCGAGCATGCCCACTAGAGCCAAAAGTGTTCGGCTGACACCTTCTGCACCTTCTGCACCTTCTGTTGGCCATGTCAATAAGAACATTGTTAGTCCCTTTGATAAATCAGCCTTTTGCCGAGACTCTCAGGACAAGCCCCACAGACCTGCCTGGAGATAA